In one Oscillospiraceae bacterium genomic region, the following are encoded:
- the kdpC gene encoding potassium-transporting ATPase KdpC subunit has protein sequence MKNAAKIIGRAFTVLAFFMVLCGLAYTLVITGAAQILFPAQANGSVVEVDGKTYGSALLGQSFTGGEYFWGRIQNLDTGTFTDADGNPVLYAWASNKSPAGAELEAPVAGRVERLRAANPAMDGTAIPVDLVTCSGSGLDPDISPAAAEYQVARVAAARELSEDAVRAVVGRYTTGRFLGLFGEPRVNVLKVNLALDGILKEG, from the coding sequence ATGAAAAACGCGGCCAAAATCATCGGCAGGGCCTTTACCGTGCTGGCCTTTTTTATGGTGCTCTGCGGCCTGGCCTACACCCTTGTGATCACCGGCGCCGCCCAGATACTGTTCCCCGCGCAGGCCAACGGCAGCGTGGTGGAGGTGGACGGCAAGACCTACGGCTCCGCCCTGCTGGGCCAGTCCTTCACCGGCGGCGAATACTTCTGGGGCCGCATCCAGAACCTGGACACCGGCACCTTTACCGACGCTGACGGCAACCCCGTCCTCTACGCCTGGGCCAGCAACAAGAGTCCCGCGGGCGCGGAGCTGGAGGCGCCGGTGGCGGGCCGGGTGGAGCGGCTGCGCGCGGCCAACCCGGCCATGGACGGCACCGCCATCCCCGTGGATTTGGTCACCTGCTCGGGCAGCGGCCTGGACCCCGACATCTCGCCCGCCGCCGCCGAGTACCAGGTGGCGCGGGTGGCGGCGGCCCGGGAGCTGAGCGAGGACGCGGTGCGCGCCGTCGTCGGGCGCTACACCACCGGCCGCTTCCTGGGCCTGTTCGGCGAGCCCAGGGTCAACGTGCTCAAGGTGAACCTGGCGCTGGACGGGATTCTGAAGGAGGGGTAG
- the kdpB gene encoding potassium-transporting ATPase ATP-binding subunit, whose product MDKNNAKSSFADKKMLGRALKDSFLKLAPRTQAKNPVMLLVYLSAILTTALWVLALCGVSDGLVSGGFILAIAVILWLTCLFANFAEAIAEGRGKAQADALRASRRDVDAHKLSDPADHEAFAVVPSAALKKGDVVIVQAGEQIPGDGEVIEGAASVDESAITGESAPVIRESGGDRSAVTGGTTVLSDWLVVRITSEAGESFLDKMIAMVEGAARKKTPNEIALQILLVALSIIFVLVTASLYSYSHFSANQAGMENPTSVTALVALLVCLAPTTIGALLSAIGIAGMSRLNRANVLAMSGRAIEAAGDVDILLLDKTGTITLGNRQATAFLPVDGAGAEELADAAQLSSLADETPEGRSVVVLAKEQFGLRGRSVGEAGMNFIPFTANTRMSGVDFQGHEIRKGAADAVRAWAEAGGGTYSDACRRAVEDISRKGGTPLVVARDHRILGVIHLKDIIKQGVKEKFADLRRMGIRTIMITGDNPLTAASIAAEAGVDDFLAEATPESKLKMIRQYQAQGHLVAMTGDGTNDAPALAQADVAVAMNSGTQAAKEAGNMVDLDSSPTKLIDIVRIGKQLLMTRGSLTTFSIANDVAKYFAIIPAVFMALYPGLGVLNIMGLASPASAILSATIYNALIIVALIPLALRGVKYREVPAGKLLSRNLLVYGLGGMAAPFLAIKIIDLIIAALGIV is encoded by the coding sequence ATGGACAAAAACAACGCAAAGAGCTCCTTTGCCGACAAAAAGATGCTCGGCAGGGCGCTGAAGGATTCCTTTCTCAAGCTCGCCCCAAGGACGCAGGCGAAAAACCCGGTGATGCTGCTGGTGTACCTCTCCGCCATCCTGACCACCGCCCTGTGGGTGCTGGCCCTGTGCGGGGTCAGCGACGGGCTGGTGTCGGGCGGCTTTATCCTGGCCATCGCGGTGATTTTGTGGCTGACCTGCCTGTTCGCCAACTTCGCCGAGGCCATCGCCGAGGGCCGGGGCAAGGCCCAGGCCGACGCCCTGCGGGCCTCCCGCCGGGACGTGGACGCCCACAAGCTCTCCGACCCCGCCGACCACGAAGCCTTCGCGGTGGTGCCCTCCGCAGCCCTGAAAAAGGGCGACGTGGTCATCGTCCAAGCCGGGGAGCAGATCCCCGGCGACGGCGAGGTCATCGAGGGCGCGGCCAGCGTGGACGAGAGCGCCATCACCGGCGAGTCCGCCCCCGTCATCCGGGAGTCGGGGGGCGACCGCTCCGCCGTCACCGGCGGCACCACCGTGCTCTCCGACTGGCTGGTGGTGCGCATTACCAGCGAGGCGGGGGAGAGCTTCCTGGACAAGATGATCGCCATGGTGGAGGGGGCCGCCCGGAAAAAGACCCCCAACGAGATCGCCCTGCAGATTCTGCTGGTGGCCCTGTCCATCATCTTCGTGCTGGTCACCGCATCCCTGTACAGCTACTCCCACTTCTCCGCAAACCAGGCGGGCATGGAAAACCCCACCTCCGTCACCGCCCTGGTGGCCCTGCTGGTCTGCCTGGCGCCCACCACCATCGGCGCGCTGCTCTCCGCCATCGGCATCGCGGGCATGAGCCGCCTGAACCGGGCCAACGTGCTGGCCATGAGCGGCCGGGCCATCGAGGCCGCCGGGGACGTGGACATCCTGCTGCTGGACAAGACGGGCACCATCACCCTGGGCAACCGCCAGGCCACCGCGTTCCTCCCTGTGGACGGCGCGGGGGCGGAGGAGCTGGCCGACGCGGCCCAGCTCTCCTCCCTGGCCGACGAGACTCCCGAGGGCCGCTCCGTGGTGGTGCTGGCCAAGGAGCAGTTCGGACTGCGGGGGCGCAGCGTGGGCGAGGCGGGCATGAATTTCATCCCCTTTACCGCCAATACCCGCATGAGCGGGGTGGACTTCCAGGGCCACGAGATCCGCAAGGGCGCCGCCGACGCGGTGCGCGCCTGGGCCGAGGCGGGGGGCGGAACGTATTCCGACGCGTGCCGCCGGGCGGTGGAGGACATCTCCCGCAAGGGGGGCACTCCCCTGGTGGTGGCCAGGGACCACCGCATCCTGGGGGTCATCCACCTCAAGGACATCATCAAGCAGGGGGTGAAGGAGAAATTCGCCGACCTGCGCCGGATGGGTATCCGCACCATCATGATCACCGGCGACAACCCCCTCACCGCCGCCTCCATCGCCGCCGAGGCCGGGGTGGACGACTTCCTGGCCGAGGCCACCCCGGAGAGCAAGCTGAAGATGATCCGCCAGTACCAGGCCCAGGGCCACCTGGTGGCCATGACCGGCGACGGCACCAACGACGCCCCCGCCCTGGCCCAGGCCGACGTGGCCGTGGCCATGAACTCGGGCACCCAGGCCGCCAAGGAGGCGGGCAACATGGTGGATCTGGACTCCTCGCCCACCAAGCTCATCGACATCGTGCGCATCGGCAAGCAGCTGCTGATGACCCGGGGCAGCCTGACCACCTTCTCCATCGCCAACGACGTGGCGAAGTACTTCGCCATCATCCCCGCCGTCTTTATGGCCCTCTACCCGGGCCTGGGGGTGCTGAACATCATGGGCCTGGCCAGCCCCGCGTCCGCCATCCTGTCGGCCACCATCTACAACGCGCTGATCATCGTGGCCCTGATCCCCCTGGCCCTCCGGGGGGTGAAGTACCGGGAGGTGCCCGCCGGAAAGCTGCTGTCCCGCAATCTGCTGGTCTACGGGCTGGGCGGCATGGCGGCCCCCTTTCTCGCCATAAAGATCATCGACCTTATCATCGCGGCCCTGGGCATTGTGTAG
- the kdpA gene encoding potassium-transporting ATPase potassium-binding subunit — MSAVLQYVLYMAVLVGLAIPLGGYMAKVMKGERVWLSPVLGPCERGIYRLLHIDGKEDMGWKKYLGCALAFNSAGFLVLFLILMLQGFLPWNPEHVEGMSWHLAFNTAVSFMTNTNWQTYSAEGVLSYFSQAMGLTVQNFVSAACGVAVLFALIRGFIRVRERGVGSFWADLTRVTVYILLPICLVSSLVLVSQGVVQSLKPYREVDLLEPVRMTCVLDEDGSPALSEDGSPLLEPITLDNADAAPALDGDGNPIVITRQILPLGPAASQISMKQLGTNGGGFQGTNSAHPFENPNALTNLIEMVFLLVIPVGLCFTFGRCVKDKRQGAAIFLAMFLCLTVALGVVAAQEQAGTPQLAQNGLVDIVSTQGQPGGNMEGKETRFGIATSSTWAVWTTAASNGSVNSMHDSYTPIGGMVPMLLMMLGEVIFGGVGCGLYGMIGFVILTVFIAGLMVGRTPEYLGKKIAPREMKMAVLVCLATPIAILVGSGIACLLPATADAVNNPGAHGLSEILYNYSSAGGNNGSAFAGMGCNTPFLNVSIGLVMLFVRFVPMAATLAIAGSMVEKKKVAESAGTLSTCNAMFVFLLIVIVLLIGVLSFLPALSLGPIAEFTQMLGLG; from the coding sequence ATGAGCGCGGTGCTTCAATACGTGCTGTATATGGCCGTGCTGGTGGGGCTGGCCATCCCCCTGGGCGGCTATATGGCAAAGGTGATGAAGGGGGAGCGGGTCTGGCTCTCCCCGGTGCTGGGCCCTTGCGAGCGGGGCATCTACAGGCTGCTGCACATCGACGGCAAGGAGGACATGGGCTGGAAAAAGTACCTGGGCTGCGCCCTGGCCTTCAACTCCGCGGGCTTCCTGGTGCTCTTCCTGATCCTGATGCTCCAGGGCTTCCTGCCCTGGAACCCGGAGCACGTGGAGGGCATGAGCTGGCACCTGGCCTTCAACACGGCGGTCAGCTTCATGACCAATACCAACTGGCAGACCTATTCCGCCGAGGGCGTGCTGAGCTACTTCAGCCAGGCCATGGGCCTGACGGTGCAGAACTTCGTCTCGGCGGCCTGCGGCGTCGCGGTGCTCTTCGCCCTCATCCGGGGCTTTATCCGGGTGAGGGAGCGCGGCGTTGGGAGCTTCTGGGCAGACCTGACCCGCGTCACCGTGTACATTCTGCTCCCCATCTGCCTGGTCTCCTCCCTGGTGCTGGTGTCCCAGGGCGTGGTGCAGAGCCTGAAGCCCTACCGGGAGGTGGATCTGCTGGAGCCCGTGCGGATGACCTGCGTGCTGGACGAGGACGGCAGTCCGGCGCTGTCGGAGGACGGCTCCCCCCTGCTGGAGCCCATCACCCTGGACAACGCGGACGCCGCGCCCGCCCTGGACGGGGACGGCAACCCCATCGTGATTACCAGGCAGATCCTGCCCCTGGGCCCCGCGGCCAGCCAGATCTCCATGAAGCAGCTGGGCACCAACGGCGGCGGCTTCCAGGGGACCAACTCGGCCCACCCCTTCGAGAACCCCAACGCCCTGACCAACCTCATCGAGATGGTGTTCCTGCTGGTGATCCCCGTGGGGCTTTGCTTCACCTTCGGCAGGTGTGTGAAGGATAAGCGGCAGGGCGCGGCCATCTTCCTGGCCATGTTCCTCTGCCTGACCGTGGCCCTGGGCGTGGTGGCCGCGCAGGAGCAGGCGGGCACGCCCCAGCTGGCCCAGAACGGCCTGGTGGACATCGTGAGCACGCAGGGCCAGCCCGGCGGCAACATGGAGGGCAAGGAGACCCGCTTCGGCATCGCCACCTCCTCCACCTGGGCGGTGTGGACCACGGCGGCCTCCAACGGCTCGGTCAACTCCATGCACGACAGCTACACCCCCATCGGCGGCATGGTGCCCATGCTCCTGATGATGCTGGGGGAGGTGATCTTCGGCGGCGTGGGCTGCGGGCTGTACGGCATGATAGGCTTCGTCATCCTCACCGTGTTCATCGCGGGGCTGATGGTGGGCCGCACGCCGGAGTACCTGGGCAAGAAGATCGCGCCCAGGGAGATGAAGATGGCCGTGCTGGTGTGCCTGGCCACGCCCATCGCCATCCTGGTGGGCAGCGGTATCGCCTGCCTTCTGCCCGCAACGGCGGACGCCGTCAACAACCCGGGCGCCCACGGCCTGTCCGAAATTCTGTATAACTATTCCTCCGCCGGCGGCAACAACGGCTCCGCCTTCGCGGGCATGGGGTGCAACACCCCCTTCCTCAACGTGTCCATCGGCCTGGTGATGCTCTTCGTCCGGTTCGTGCCCATGGCGGCCACCCTGGCCATCGCGGGCAGCATGGTGGAGAAAAAGAAGGTGGCCGAGAGCGCGGGCACCCTGTCCACCTGCAACGCCATGTTCGTGTTTCTGCTTATCGTGATTGTGCTCCTCATCGGCGTTCTGAGCTTCCTGCCCGCCCTGTCCCTGGGGCCCATCGCGGAGTTCACGCAGATGCTCGGATTAGGTTAA
- a CDS encoding phenazine biosynthesis protein PhzF — protein sequence MELYVVDAFTTEQFSGNQAGVALLGAEDFPDEALMRALAGELKHSETAFVRQTGPAAFHIRYFTPAEEVDLCGHATIAAFTLLRERGVIAPGDCALHTRSGELEIGVSADAVWMDMAPPEVVRDFTAEEGAELYRAYGLTPADGAPGLAPMAVSTGLKDILLPVRDRETLDRAEQDEGAVTELSRRYGVVGVHMFCPGDAPGVTARCRNFAPLYAIPEEAATGTSNGALTYYLYRAGRLEPGAENRFIQGERMGKPSEILSRLTAGDGGVKVRVGGRAVPVLRCELL from the coding sequence ATGGAGTTATATGTCGTGGATGCGTTTACCACAGAACAGTTTTCCGGCAACCAGGCGGGGGTGGCCCTGCTGGGTGCGGAGGACTTCCCGGACGAGGCGCTGATGCGCGCCCTGGCCGGGGAGCTCAAGCACTCGGAGACCGCCTTTGTCCGCCAGACCGGCCCCGCCGCCTTTCATATCCGCTACTTCACCCCGGCGGAGGAGGTGGATCTCTGCGGCCACGCCACCATCGCGGCCTTCACCCTGCTGCGGGAGCGGGGGGTAATCGCCCCGGGGGACTGCGCCCTGCATACCCGCTCCGGGGAGCTGGAGATCGGAGTTTCGGCGGACGCGGTGTGGATGGATATGGCCCCGCCGGAGGTTGTGCGGGATTTTACGGCGGAGGAGGGGGCGGAGCTCTACCGGGCCTACGGCCTGACCCCGGCGGACGGCGCGCCCGGCCTGGCCCCTATGGCGGTGAGCACGGGACTGAAGGACATCCTGCTCCCCGTCCGGGACAGAGAGACGCTGGACCGGGCGGAGCAGGACGAGGGCGCGGTGACGGAGCTCTCCCGGCGCTACGGCGTGGTGGGGGTGCACATGTTCTGCCCCGGGGACGCCCCCGGCGTTACCGCCCGCTGCCGCAACTTCGCCCCCCTCTACGCCATCCCGGAGGAGGCGGCCACCGGCACCTCCAACGGGGCGCTGACCTATTACCTCTACCGTGCCGGGCGCCTGGAGCCGGGGGCGGAAAACCGCTTTATCCAGGGCGAGCGCATGGGCAAGCCCTCCGAGATCCTCAGCCGCCTCACCGCCGGGGACGGCGGGGTAAAGGTGCGTGTGGGGGGACGGGCGGTGCCCGTGCTGCGCTGCGAGCTGCTGTAA
- the era gene encoding GTPase Era, producing MEIKKSGMITIAGRPNVGKSTLTNALVGEKVAIVTNKPQTTRNRICAILNRGESQFVFMDTPGLHRPHSKLGDYMVKVVRESVADVDAVLLLVEPIPNVGAPEAELIERIKALRVPAVLVINKIDTVKKDELLSVMQVYGAAYAFDAIVPISAKRGEGVDELLDLLANYLPEGPQLFPEDMVTDQPERQVCAEIVREKLLLCLDKEIPHGTAVEVTKFSEREDGIIDLDVTIYCEKNSHKGIIIGKNGDMLKKISTQARQDVEKFMGTKVFLQTWVKVKENWRDNVNLIRNFGYKDE from the coding sequence ATGGAAATCAAAAAATCAGGCATGATCACCATCGCCGGGCGGCCCAACGTGGGCAAATCCACGCTGACCAACGCCCTGGTGGGGGAGAAGGTGGCCATCGTCACCAACAAGCCCCAGACCACCCGCAACCGCATCTGCGCCATCCTCAACCGGGGGGAGAGCCAGTTCGTGTTTATGGACACCCCCGGCCTGCACCGGCCCCACTCCAAGCTGGGGGACTACATGGTCAAGGTGGTGCGGGAGAGCGTGGCCGACGTGGACGCGGTGCTGCTGCTGGTGGAGCCCATCCCCAACGTGGGCGCGCCCGAGGCGGAGCTTATCGAGCGCATCAAGGCCCTGCGCGTCCCCGCCGTGCTGGTGATCAACAAGATTGACACCGTAAAAAAGGACGAGCTGCTGTCCGTCATGCAGGTGTACGGCGCGGCCTACGCCTTCGACGCCATCGTGCCCATCTCCGCCAAGCGCGGCGAGGGGGTGGACGAGCTGCTGGACCTGCTGGCCAACTACCTGCCCGAGGGGCCCCAGCTCTTCCCCGAGGACATGGTCACCGACCAGCCCGAGCGCCAGGTGTGCGCCGAGATCGTGCGGGAAAAGCTGCTGCTGTGCCTGGACAAGGAGATCCCCCACGGCACCGCCGTGGAGGTGACCAAGTTCTCCGAGCGGGAGGATGGGATCATCGACCTGGACGTGACCATCTACTGCGAAAAGAACAGCCACAAGGGCATTATCATCGGCAAAAATGGGGACATGCTCAAAAAGATTTCCACCCAGGCCCGCCAGGATGTGGAAAAGTTTATGGGCACCAAGGTGTTCCTCCAGACCTGGGTGAAGGTGAAGGAGAACTGGCGGGACAACGTGAACCTGATCCGCAATTTCGGCTACAAGGACGAGTAG
- the ybeY gene encoding endoribonuclease YbeY — MEHAIIVESELEEDCAVEAALLRRVIPAALEAEGVAVPCEVDVLLTGDGGIHEINLEQRGVDAPTDVLSFPMFEFTPGAPPQAGDAELDPDTGLLPLGDMVISLERAGAQAREYGHSREREIAYLAVHSVLHLLGYDHMDDGPMQKQMRAREEAILSALGITREETT, encoded by the coding sequence GTGGAACACGCGATCATCGTTGAGTCCGAGCTGGAGGAGGACTGCGCCGTGGAGGCGGCGCTGCTGCGGCGGGTCATCCCGGCTGCCCTGGAGGCCGAGGGGGTGGCCGTGCCCTGCGAGGTGGACGTGCTCCTCACCGGCGACGGGGGCATCCACGAAATCAACCTGGAGCAGCGCGGGGTGGACGCCCCCACCGACGTGCTCTCCTTCCCCATGTTCGAGTTCACCCCCGGCGCGCCCCCGCAGGCGGGGGACGCGGAGCTGGACCCGGACACCGGCCTGCTGCCCCTGGGGGACATGGTCATCTCCCTGGAGCGGGCCGGGGCCCAGGCCCGGGAGTACGGCCACAGCCGGGAGCGGGAGATCGCCTACCTGGCGGTGCACTCGGTGCTCCACCTGCTGGGGTACGACCATATGGACGACGGCCCCATGCAAAAGCAGATGCGCGCGCGGGAGGAGGCCATCCTCAGCGCGCTTGGCATCACGAGAGAGGAAACGACATAA
- a CDS encoding phosphate starvation protein PhoH, which produces MTEQTISIERMEQAISIFGSFDENIKIIEHELGVSVVSRDSELKISGEAENVMYAVKALEGLLSLSARGEAINEQNVRYIVSLVRSGNEDRIGDLARDVLCVTAKGKPVKAKTIGQKRYVDAIRKNTVTLGIGPAGTGKTYLAVAAAVAAFRDKQVNRIILTRPAVEAGERLGFLPGDLQSKVDPYLRPLYDALFDMLGAETYNKYLERGNIEVAPLAYMRGRTLDDSFIILDEAQNTSREQMKMFLTRMGFGSKIVITGDITQIDLPTDKTSGLKEAMRVLKGVEDIEICRLNEADVVRHVIVQRIIKAYEDDENRRKAKTGGTRDHR; this is translated from the coding sequence ATGACGGAACAGACCATCAGTATCGAGCGCATGGAGCAGGCCATCAGCATTTTCGGCTCCTTTGACGAGAACATCAAGATCATCGAGCACGAGCTGGGCGTGAGCGTGGTGAGCCGGGATTCGGAGCTGAAAATCTCCGGCGAGGCGGAAAACGTCATGTACGCCGTCAAGGCCCTGGAGGGCCTGCTCTCCCTCTCCGCCCGCGGGGAGGCCATCAACGAACAGAACGTGCGCTATATCGTGTCCCTGGTGCGGTCCGGCAACGAGGACCGCATCGGGGATCTGGCCCGGGACGTGCTGTGCGTCACCGCCAAGGGCAAGCCCGTCAAGGCCAAGACCATCGGCCAGAAGCGGTACGTGGACGCCATCCGCAAGAATACGGTCACCCTGGGCATCGGCCCGGCGGGCACGGGCAAGACCTATCTGGCCGTGGCCGCCGCGGTGGCCGCCTTCCGGGACAAGCAGGTCAACCGCATCATCCTCACCCGCCCGGCGGTGGAGGCCGGGGAGCGGCTGGGCTTCCTGCCCGGGGACCTGCAGTCCAAGGTGGACCCCTACCTGCGGCCCCTGTACGACGCCCTCTTCGACATGCTGGGGGCGGAGACCTACAACAAGTACCTGGAGCGGGGCAACATCGAGGTGGCCCCCCTGGCCTATATGCGCGGGCGCACCCTGGACGACAGCTTCATCATCCTGGACGAGGCCCAGAACACCAGCCGGGAGCAGATGAAGATGTTCCTGACCCGCATGGGCTTCGGCTCGAAAATCGTCATCACCGGCGACATCACGCAGATCGACCTGCCCACCGACAAGACCTCCGGCCTCAAGGAGGCCATGCGGGTGCTCAAGGGCGTGGAGGACATCGAGATCTGCCGCCTGAACGAGGCCGACGTGGTGCGCCACGTCATCGTGCAGCGCATCATCAAGGCCTACGAGGACGACGAGAACAGAAGGAAGGCGAAAACGGGTGGAACACGCGATCATCGTTGA
- a CDS encoding sporulation protein YqfD, whose product MQTIINYLRGSVRLEVSGPFPERFLNLCAQRGVGFWDVEWLDGGAVRLTVPGRDGRRLEPLAEKVLCTLTVLEREGMPFFLGRFRRRYALLVGLACSLAAVCVLSSFILTVEVTGNDKVPTAEIVTELRRLGVRVGAYGPGLDTERITQEALLRLDDLSWMAINLHGTRAEVLVREAIPKPELADDSLCGDVVAEAPGIITHMDVLDGAAAVKEGDTVLAGEVLIGGNMKIQEPEYGTVDLGWRQVRASGRIYARTWRTLSAEIPLEAPVKAYTGEERSFFSLFLLGRRVNFYGNSGISFDQYDKISSTWTMTLPGGREMPLSLTRQTVRAYTLQPVELDRDAARQMLEERLERAVVAALGDGELVSADYAAVERGGVLTVTLTAECREEIGKFVPFPDDTPAPITEENEALNS is encoded by the coding sequence ATGCAGACGATTATCAACTATCTGCGGGGGAGCGTGCGGCTGGAGGTCTCCGGCCCCTTTCCCGAGCGCTTTTTGAACCTGTGCGCCCAGCGCGGGGTGGGCTTCTGGGACGTGGAGTGGCTGGACGGGGGCGCGGTGCGGCTGACGGTGCCGGGCCGGGACGGCCGCCGCCTGGAGCCCCTGGCGGAAAAGGTGCTGTGCACCCTCACGGTGCTGGAGCGGGAGGGGATGCCCTTTTTCCTGGGCCGCTTCCGGCGGCGGTACGCGCTGCTGGTGGGGCTGGCCTGCTCCCTGGCGGCGGTGTGCGTGCTCTCCAGCTTCATCCTGACGGTGGAGGTGACGGGCAACGACAAGGTGCCCACCGCGGAGATCGTCACCGAGCTGCGGCGGCTGGGGGTGCGGGTGGGGGCCTACGGCCCCGGCCTGGACACCGAGCGCATCACCCAGGAGGCCCTGCTCCGGCTGGACGATCTCTCCTGGATGGCCATCAACCTCCACGGCACCCGGGCCGAGGTGCTGGTGCGGGAGGCGATCCCCAAGCCCGAGCTGGCGGACGACAGCCTGTGCGGCGACGTGGTGGCCGAGGCCCCCGGCATCATCACCCACATGGACGTGCTGGATGGGGCGGCCGCCGTCAAGGAGGGGGACACGGTGCTGGCCGGGGAGGTGCTCATCGGGGGCAACATGAAGATCCAGGAGCCCGAGTACGGCACGGTGGATCTGGGCTGGCGGCAGGTGCGGGCCAGCGGGCGGATTTACGCCCGCACTTGGCGCACCCTGAGCGCGGAAATCCCCCTGGAGGCCCCCGTGAAGGCCTACACCGGGGAGGAGCGGAGCTTTTTTTCCCTCTTTCTGCTGGGCAGGCGCGTCAATTTTTATGGAAACAGTGGAATTTCCTTTGACCAGTATGATAAAATAAGCAGTACGTGGACCATGACCCTGCCCGGGGGACGGGAGATGCCCCTGTCCCTCACCCGGCAGACCGTCCGGGCCTACACGCTCCAGCCGGTCGAGCTGGACCGGGACGCCGCCCGGCAGATGCTGGAGGAGCGTCTGGAGCGGGCGGTGGTGGCCGCGCTGGGGGACGGGGAGCTGGTCAGCGCCGATTACGCCGCCGTGGAGCGCGGCGGCGTGCTCACCGTGACACTTACCGCCGAGTGCAGGGAGGAGATCGGGAAATTCGTCCCCTTCCCCGACGATACGCCGGCCCCAATTACAGAAGAAAACGAGGCATTGAATTCATGA